A stretch of DNA from Candidatus Thermoplasmatota archaeon:
TGGCTCCGTTCGGAAATCTCACGCTGACATTCTCGGGCGGCAGCACCAACAATATCGGATTGAAGGGCGCGAACACTATTGCGACCTTATACCTCAATGTCACCGACGACCAGGCCATGAGGAAGTCTCAGGATCTGGACGATGATGGTGTGATGGACTACATCATAACCAAGGATTTTGTCATGAAAGGCACATCGATTTCAGGAGACATCTTCTGGGACCTCAACAGCGACGGGAACTACACTGCCGACAAGGACGAGCTGATTCCTGCGGTGACGGTGTACATGACCGAGCTGAAAACGAACACAAGCCTCGTGGTCAACGCCTCTGACGGTTCCTTCGACGAGACGATGCCCCCGGGCCAGTACGAAATTTTCGCAGACTTCCTCCGTCTGAACCTGACGATGGGCCATTTGGTCAATGTCACACCAGGCCAGAAATCTGTCCAGAAGCTCGCCATGAAGGCGAGCGAGCTCGTGGGGACGCTATTGAGGACCGATGGCCTTCCAGCTGAAGGCGCCGCCCTTGTCATCGTGGACACATACACTGGCCTCAGGAAAGAGACCACGACGGACAATAATGGCAACTTCACATTCTCAAGGATCACGGGCGGGAACTACATCCTCAACTATCGGGACGGAGGTGAAGTGGTCTACAACAACCGCTTCGCAATCTCCCCAGGAGATACACTGCAGAGGACATTCACACTCGTGGCGGAATCCAAGATGACATACAGGATTGTAAGCGGTGGCATGCCTGCATCGCACGCCGTCTTTATGGTCTCGAACAACTACGATCAATCCACGATCGTGTCCGGTCTCTCAGACGCGTATGGACTGGTCGAAGTTACGATCCCGAGAGGCGTCTGGACTCTATATGCCACTTCCTTCGACGGAACCAACAAGTATGCAGGGGCAACCGTCATCGACACCACGATGACAGGTTCTGCATCGGGCACGCTCACATTGGACCTCGGGGCAAGTAGTGTGGCAGGGACTCTCAGGAGCCCCAAGGGCTTGCCGCTGAGCGACACCTACTTGGTGTTCGAATCCGCAGACGGCGCAAGAATCCCTGTCATGACCGGAAGTGGTGGGTCCTTCAACATCGTGCTCCCGAGCGGGACATACAAGGTTACGAGTGCGAGCATTAGCGAGCAGGGCATACTCTCCGACACGGTCGTCGTCAAGTGGCCATCCACCACCAGCCTCCAGTTCACGATGAGCAGCGGCGTGCTCGTCACCGCCACCGTCTGGTTGGACAAGGATACCTCAGGGGGATTGATGCCTTCTGAGCGCGCGATCCTGTCAGAGCTCCGGGTCACAGATTCAGGAGGAAGGACGCAGACGACGATGACCTCCTCCGACGCCACCTTCAGTATGGTTTTCCCCGAGGGCTCCCCGGCCACGGTATCGCTAGGAGTCTCGGGATATTCTCAGTGGTCCCAGAGCATGACGCTTTCAGGCGGCAATCCGTCGTTCGACCTGGTCGCTACGCCGGACCTTCTGTCCGTCTCGGGCCTGGTCACATATGCCGATGTCGGCGTGAGGGGAATCGAGGTTTCCTTCGTGCCAGACAATGTGCTCATGTCAATCGTCAAGACTACCACTGGTGCTAACGGGTATTACAGCGCCCTCGTACCACCATCGTCCTACAGAGTTGTGGTCGACCAGGCCTCGACGCCTATGGGCGGCGAGAAATACATGTTCGACCAGTCAGCGACGTTCCAGCCCTCCGGATCCGGAGCCGCGTACGATATCCAGCCTGTCAAGAAGGTCGAGATGTACGGCAACCTCTTGGGCGCATCCACCAGCATTCAGCTCAGACTCAGCGGGCCCGAGCAGAAGAACCTGACGCTCTCGTCCATAAACTACCATGTTTATCTCCTGCCAGGCACCTACTCTGTGTACGCTTCCGGCAAGACAGGAAGCGACACATTTGTCAACACCAGCCTCGTGGAGCTGTCGTTGACATCACGCAACTTTGACTTCAACCTCCAGAGGGCGCATGCGCTCTCGGGCGTCATCAGGTTGGACTCGTCGTCTGTTACCAGACCGGTGACGGTACTGGCTACAGCCTCTGGGGGCGAGGTGATCACCGCTCAGTCCGACACGGCTGGCAGATACTCTCTCCAGCTGCCTCCTGGATCCTATTCGGTTCTGTATCTGCTCGAGGACGTGATGACGGAGGGCTCGAGATCGGTCTACATCCAGTATTCCTCGTTGCAGACTGTCACAATGGGTTCTGTGGACATGGGCGTAAGCCCGAGCCTGACTCTGGAGCTCGACAACACGACCTTCCGCGGGACTGTGGTCGGCCCCGACGACACGCCGGCCCAGGCGTACGTCGAGCTGATTGCTAACAGCAGGTTCGGTGAGAGCGTCTCGTTCATGACGGACGCCTTGGGCGTGTTCGATGAGAAGGTCCAGCCAGGGGATTACACCATCCATGTCACTAGGCTCCAGGACAAGAGGTCTTACCTGTCGACGGTGACCCTCACCAGGAACATCCCGAGAGAGCAGACCATAGAGCTCGCTGACGGACGCTACCTGACTGGCACAGCCTTGATCGGCGACCAGGGAGCCCCTCTGGACTTGTCGCTATCTAGCGGCTCTGCAAAGCTGAATCTAGCGTCGGCCGACGACGGCTCCTTCATGGCGCTCGTGCCCGGCGGAGCGAACTATACTATCGCATCTTCAACAACGAGGGTCGAGCATAGCATGAACGTGTCCTATTCCGGTTCTTCCAGGTTCTATGTGGGCAACACCGACATTTTCGTGGAGTTCGAAATGAACAGGGACACGAAGCGCGGCGTGTCTGTCTCTTGGGATAGGGCTCTGACACAGTCCGCGGCCCCAGGGGTCAAGGTGACATATGCGGTTACAGTCGTGAACACAGGGAACATCGAGGATACGTTCCTGGCGACTTTCACAGGCACAGGGTTCGATGTGTCGTTCTCACCGTCCCAGTTCACGCTCGACTTCGGGACCAACAACAAGCAGACGATGATGGTCGATGCTACGGCAGGCAACACGCTCCCGGCGGCGGATATAATGGTGATATGCCTTGTGCGCTCAAAGACACTGAGTTCCACGAGGGCCGACCTGACGCTCTACGTTGACATTGCCCAAGTGCACGGCGTCCAGGTGACCAACCTTAACCAGTCCGCGCCAGTCTCCTCGGCCAATACCATCACGAAGTTCAGGGTCAACAATACGGGCAACGCGCCCGATGTCATAGCAGTTTCAATCGCAAACAAGGATGCATTGACGTCACTTGGCTGGACTGCTCAGATCCTTGATCCAGACACCGGCCTGGTAGTGACGACTTTCAATCTCTCTGCGTTCGGCTCGAAGGAGCTCAACGTCAGTTTCACATCCATCCGGGCCGACGCCGATCCGTCCGCCCAGGCTTACGTGCTTGCATCCTCGACACTGAACGCGGGCGTGAGCTTCTATGGCTCCGTGCCGGTCATGGTCCCAGATCTGTCAATGGGCCTAGGCGATATCCAGGTGTCAAGGAAGGATATCTTGTACCAGCTCGACCTCAGCAACCTGTATGTCAACACGGGCCTTGTTGTGGCGCTGGGGGTACTCATGGTATCGTTCTTCGTGCTCCGGAAGAAGAAGGGCCTCGGGGGAGGTGCGAAGAAGTGAGCCTGCGGATCTCTATGACCAGGATGGTAATCGCGGCTTCGCTCATGCTGCTACTGGCCATGCCCTCTGCGGCGATGTTGCAGCTCGCTCCAGATGCCAGAGCCTATAGCGGGATAACCATCGACCTGGACCGCCCGGCGTTTGCCGGGAAGGAACGGACGGTCCAATGCACACTCACTGTCGCGGGCGGTCCCGCCAGCGATTTGTCGGGCAACTACTCCTATAGAATCGAGATCACCGGGAAGAACACGACGGGCTCGTCGGCTACCCCTAGCTCAGGCACGTCGCTCTCGGGCGTCTGGGGGC
This window harbors:
- a CDS encoding carboxypeptidase regulatory-like domain-containing protein; the protein is MAEAREIPARSFLSIKRGDGRPSELGKWFRANWAALAMLFFIFTLALFMRSYFGYEMASDNGYIVSGGSDSYYWQRIIDYSADTGKQLYWDPLINYPDGIRNPRPPLFSMSVVVPAVIAQDAFASLHDSLGWTFMWSTAFWGALTVIPTFFVGKEVFGRRAGLVAAFFLAIMPSHVQRSVLSNADHDSFILFFIVLTFYFLLKAVSVQDHRKWVENWRSLRSIKGGLKDYFRNSKTAVLYAFIAGTSFGAVIMAWVGFGYAAVLILAYYIIQVFLNKFKNTDSLSVTLIVMIAMGFGYLISFPVYYEQTLIQVRFDVPVYLFLASMFFGMMFVISRDFPWTLTLPAIVSILIVAVLAINVVDPSLGQAILSGQGYFVKNKLYSTIAEAKAPMFSEVAMGFGMVTFFMSLIGLIWAITRLPKHATAPYIFIVVWLGAAIFMAISAGRFMFNAAPAFAIASAWVLVVIVDKLDFNSVRKSLVGASGSYLHVFRKSVKVRHVVGALFLAFMVVLPNVWYGTDAGIPSERKAALDNEIYSSLPDFMRPGSYDQANGTVWYFGAFGYSLPLPKYYFPTAWAWFADRDSDILPESQRPAYVSWWDYGFEAVQAGKHPTVADNFQNGYQITGNIIMSQSEAEAIALFAYRLLSAGIAHDPLVKDQLYALMDKYDIDKDRMNQIMLGSGRQLAAEILADPLVYGPMSEDISDANARIVTARVELTKLSLDDLVSFYGEVCDVTDWEIRYFSVDSRMFPRSGQDTGIFYAPAKLSDRRITRGSTPIDFFEIKAIDIYGASYAIEDVTSDMQIIDYQLEYKDMFYKSMFYRAMVGYSGTDIGQTNDGIPGLSGSASDYTPAPGWNLTHFRVVYRTAYYNPLTLDNPDFREGWRAISFEEAAVLKEKIQAGEAQGYIDDSASNYYSAGVVFLEYYKGAYLNGTLKTEQGYPVADISVTIQDEYGIPHMVTKTDENGHYSLLAPFGNLTLTFSGGSTNNIGLKGANTIATLYLNVTDDQAMRKSQDLDDDGVMDYIITKDFVMKGTSISGDIFWDLNSDGNYTADKDELIPAVTVYMTELKTNTSLVVNASDGSFDETMPPGQYEIFADFLRLNLTMGHLVNVTPGQKSVQKLAMKASELVGTLLRTDGLPAEGAALVIVDTYTGLRKETTTDNNGNFTFSRITGGNYILNYRDGGEVVYNNRFAISPGDTLQRTFTLVAESKMTYRIVSGGMPASHAVFMVSNNYDQSTIVSGLSDAYGLVEVTIPRGVWTLYATSFDGTNKYAGATVIDTTMTGSASGTLTLDLGASSVAGTLRSPKGLPLSDTYLVFESADGARIPVMTGSGGSFNIVLPSGTYKVTSASISEQGILSDTVVVKWPSTTSLQFTMSSGVLVTATVWLDKDTSGGLMPSERAILSELRVTDSGGRTQTTMTSSDATFSMVFPEGSPATVSLGVSGYSQWSQSMTLSGGNPSFDLVATPDLLSVSGLVTYADVGVRGIEVSFVPDNVLMSIVKTTTGANGYYSALVPPSSYRVVVDQASTPMGGEKYMFDQSATFQPSGSGAAYDIQPVKKVEMYGNLLGASTSIQLRLSGPEQKNLTLSSINYHVYLLPGTYSVYASGKTGSDTFVNTSLVELSLTSRNFDFNLQRAHALSGVIRLDSSSVTRPVTVLATASGGEVITAQSDTAGRYSLQLPPGSYSVLYLLEDVMTEGSRSVYIQYSSLQTVTMGSVDMGVSPSLTLELDNTTFRGTVVGPDDTPAQAYVELIANSRFGESVSFMTDALGVFDEKVQPGDYTIHVTRLQDKRSYLSTVTLTRNIPREQTIELADGRYLTGTALIGDQGAPLDLSLSSGSAKLNLASADDGSFMALVPGGANYTIASSTTRVEHSMNVSYSGSSRFYVGNTDIFVEFEMNRDTKRGVSVSWDRALTQSAAPGVKVTYAVTVVNTGNIEDTFLATFTGTGFDVSFSPSQFTLDFGTNNKQTMMVDATAGNTLPAADIMVICLVRSKTLSSTRADLTLYVDIAQVHGVQVTNLNQSAPVSSANTITKFRVNNTGNAPDVIAVSIANKDALTSLGWTAQILDPDTGLVVTTFNLSAFGSKELNVSFTSIRADADPSAQAYVLASSTLNAGVSFYGSVPVMVPDLSMGLGDIQVSRKDILYQLDLSNLYVNTGLVVALGVLMVSFFVLRKKKGLGGGAKK